A portion of the Oncorhynchus gorbuscha isolate QuinsamMale2020 ecotype Even-year linkage group LG19, OgorEven_v1.0, whole genome shotgun sequence genome contains these proteins:
- the LOC124006163 gene encoding uncharacterized protein LOC124006163 isoform X3, with product MATHILWCAFAWTFKGLLCTCRFFWVSPYYSIKYMPNEPHRTGKDQVKQKTGSANQEIPGRHDSSAMQRRLSKAEREIQALKTQITFERATWERKFVELQVIQQDLRYQLISVARPGSLPQVGSFEDLGESEVENRQSYDGKDQDSSSDTCQSSLSGSQVSLNSAFGFRPISALSPATSGSSWRSYTGPHRVFVPHSPLDLQTGHRVRVLLPSGRISTGTVRYLGHLEGEPDFHMGVELESLEHGQQDGTHRGQCYFECKAGHGAFVPFTKLLMAWE from the exons ATGGCGACGCACATCCTGTGGTGTGCGTTTGCATGGACATTCAAGGGTCTGTTATGTACCTGCAGGTTCTTCTGG GTGAGCCCATACTACTCAATCAAATACATGCCCAATGAACCTCACAGAACAGGGAAGGATCAAGTGAAACAAAAAACAG GCTCAGCGAATCAGGAAATACCAGGACGTCATGATAGCAGTGCCATGCAGAGGAGACTGTCCAAAGCTGAGAGGGAGATTCAGGCCCTCAAGACCCAGATCACCTTTGAGAGGGCAACATGGGAGAGGAAGTTTGTGGAACTGCAGGTGATACAGCAGGACCTACGttatcag CTGATCTCTGTAGCCAGGCCTGGAAGTTTACCTCAGGTGGGCAGCTTCGAGGACCTTGGCGAGTCAGAGGTGGAAAACAGACAGTCGTACGATGGAAAGGACCAGGACAGCTCAA GCGACACATGCCAAAGCAGCTTGTCTGGCAGCCAGGTCTCATTGAACTCAGCATTTGGCTTCAGACCCATTTCTGCTCTGTCTCCAGCCACCAG TGGGAGCTCCTGGAGGAGCTACACCGGTCCACACCGGGTCTTTGTGCCTCACTCCCCCCTGGACCTGCAGACGGGACACCGGGTTCGAGTCCTGCTGCCCTCGGGACGGATCAGCACAGGCACGGTTCGTTACCTGGGCCACCTGGAGGGGGAGCCAGACTTCCATATGGGAGTGGAGCTGGAATCACTTGAACACGGGCAGCAAGATGGCACACACAGGGGACAGTGCTACTTTGAATG CAAGGCTGGCCACGGTGCCTTTGTGCCATTCACCAAGCTGTTGATGGCCTGggagtga
- the LOC124006163 gene encoding centrosome-associated protein 350-like isoform X1: protein MATHILWCAFAWTFKGLLCTCRFFWVSPYYSIKYMPNEPHRTGKDQVKQKTGSANQEIPGRHDSSAMQRRLSKAEREIQALKTQITFERATWERKFVELQVIQQDLRYQLISVARPGSLPQVGSFEDLGESEVENRQSYDGKDQDSSSSHSNRSKGSEMMSSTGDTCQSSLSGSQVSLNSAFGFRPISALSPATSGSSWRSYTGPHRVFVPHSPLDLQTGHRVRVLLPSGRISTGTVRYLGHLEGEPDFHMGVELESLEHGQQDGTHRGQCYFECKAGHGAFVPFTKLLMAWE from the exons ATGGCGACGCACATCCTGTGGTGTGCGTTTGCATGGACATTCAAGGGTCTGTTATGTACCTGCAGGTTCTTCTGG GTGAGCCCATACTACTCAATCAAATACATGCCCAATGAACCTCACAGAACAGGGAAGGATCAAGTGAAACAAAAAACAG GCTCAGCGAATCAGGAAATACCAGGACGTCATGATAGCAGTGCCATGCAGAGGAGACTGTCCAAAGCTGAGAGGGAGATTCAGGCCCTCAAGACCCAGATCACCTTTGAGAGGGCAACATGGGAGAGGAAGTTTGTGGAACTGCAGGTGATACAGCAGGACCTACGttatcag CTGATCTCTGTAGCCAGGCCTGGAAGTTTACCTCAGGTGGGCAGCTTCGAGGACCTTGGCGAGTCAGAGGTGGAAAACAGACAGTCGTACGATGGAAAGGACCAGGACAGCTCAA GCAGCCATTCCAACCGAAGCAAAGGGTCTGAGATGATGTCATCAACAGGCGACACATGCCAAAGCAGCTTGTCTGGCAGCCAGGTCTCATTGAACTCAGCATTTGGCTTCAGACCCATTTCTGCTCTGTCTCCAGCCACCAG TGGGAGCTCCTGGAGGAGCTACACCGGTCCACACCGGGTCTTTGTGCCTCACTCCCCCCTGGACCTGCAGACGGGACACCGGGTTCGAGTCCTGCTGCCCTCGGGACGGATCAGCACAGGCACGGTTCGTTACCTGGGCCACCTGGAGGGGGAGCCAGACTTCCATATGGGAGTGGAGCTGGAATCACTTGAACACGGGCAGCAAGATGGCACACACAGGGGACAGTGCTACTTTGAATG CAAGGCTGGCCACGGTGCCTTTGTGCCATTCACCAAGCTGTTGATGGCCTGggagtga
- the LOC124006163 gene encoding centrosome-associated protein 350-like isoform X2, with protein MATHILWCAFAWTFKGLLCTCRFFWVSPYYSIKYMPNEPHRTGKDQVKQKTGSANQEIPGRHDSSAMQRRLSKAEREIQALKTQITFERATWERKFVELQLISVARPGSLPQVGSFEDLGESEVENRQSYDGKDQDSSSSHSNRSKGSEMMSSTGDTCQSSLSGSQVSLNSAFGFRPISALSPATSGSSWRSYTGPHRVFVPHSPLDLQTGHRVRVLLPSGRISTGTVRYLGHLEGEPDFHMGVELESLEHGQQDGTHRGQCYFECKAGHGAFVPFTKLLMAWE; from the exons ATGGCGACGCACATCCTGTGGTGTGCGTTTGCATGGACATTCAAGGGTCTGTTATGTACCTGCAGGTTCTTCTGG GTGAGCCCATACTACTCAATCAAATACATGCCCAATGAACCTCACAGAACAGGGAAGGATCAAGTGAAACAAAAAACAG GCTCAGCGAATCAGGAAATACCAGGACGTCATGATAGCAGTGCCATGCAGAGGAGACTGTCCAAAGCTGAGAGGGAGATTCAGGCCCTCAAGACCCAGATCACCTTTGAGAGGGCAACATGGGAGAGGAAGTTTGTGGAACTGCAG CTGATCTCTGTAGCCAGGCCTGGAAGTTTACCTCAGGTGGGCAGCTTCGAGGACCTTGGCGAGTCAGAGGTGGAAAACAGACAGTCGTACGATGGAAAGGACCAGGACAGCTCAA GCAGCCATTCCAACCGAAGCAAAGGGTCTGAGATGATGTCATCAACAGGCGACACATGCCAAAGCAGCTTGTCTGGCAGCCAGGTCTCATTGAACTCAGCATTTGGCTTCAGACCCATTTCTGCTCTGTCTCCAGCCACCAG TGGGAGCTCCTGGAGGAGCTACACCGGTCCACACCGGGTCTTTGTGCCTCACTCCCCCCTGGACCTGCAGACGGGACACCGGGTTCGAGTCCTGCTGCCCTCGGGACGGATCAGCACAGGCACGGTTCGTTACCTGGGCCACCTGGAGGGGGAGCCAGACTTCCATATGGGAGTGGAGCTGGAATCACTTGAACACGGGCAGCAAGATGGCACACACAGGGGACAGTGCTACTTTGAATG CAAGGCTGGCCACGGTGCCTTTGTGCCATTCACCAAGCTGTTGATGGCCTGggagtga
- the LOC124006163 gene encoding uncharacterized protein LOC124006163 isoform X4 has translation MATHILWCAFAWTFKGLLCTCRFFWVSPYYSIKYMPNEPHRTGKDQVKQKTGSANQEIPGRHDSSAMQRRLSKAEREIQALKTQITFERATWERKFVELQVIQQDLRYQLISVARPGSLPQVGSFEDLGESEVENRQSYDGKDQDSSMGAPGGATPVHTGSLCLTPPWTCRRDTGFESCCPRDGSAQARFVTWATWRGSQTSIWEWSWNHLNTGSKMAHTGDSATLNARLATVPLCHSPSC, from the exons ATGGCGACGCACATCCTGTGGTGTGCGTTTGCATGGACATTCAAGGGTCTGTTATGTACCTGCAGGTTCTTCTGG GTGAGCCCATACTACTCAATCAAATACATGCCCAATGAACCTCACAGAACAGGGAAGGATCAAGTGAAACAAAAAACAG GCTCAGCGAATCAGGAAATACCAGGACGTCATGATAGCAGTGCCATGCAGAGGAGACTGTCCAAAGCTGAGAGGGAGATTCAGGCCCTCAAGACCCAGATCACCTTTGAGAGGGCAACATGGGAGAGGAAGTTTGTGGAACTGCAGGTGATACAGCAGGACCTACGttatcag CTGATCTCTGTAGCCAGGCCTGGAAGTTTACCTCAGGTGGGCAGCTTCGAGGACCTTGGCGAGTCAGAGGTGGAAAACAGACAGTCGTACGATGGAAAGGACCAGGACAGCTCAA TGGGAGCTCCTGGAGGAGCTACACCGGTCCACACCGGGTCTTTGTGCCTCACTCCCCCCTGGACCTGCAGACGGGACACCGGGTTCGAGTCCTGCTGCCCTCGGGACGGATCAGCACAGGCACGGTTCGTTACCTGGGCCACCTGGAGGGGGAGCCAGACTTCCATATGGGAGTGGAGCTGGAATCACTTGAACACGGGCAGCAAGATGGCACACACAGGGGACAGTGCTACTTTGAATG CAAGGCTGGCCACGGTGCCTTTGTGCCATTCACCAAGCTGTTGA